GCCCAAGTTTGCAATCGTATTTTACTGAAATATTTAATGAGTGCTATCAAGATGCCAGGGAATTAGCTGCTGCTGAAACAGGTTTGGGGTTAGATTCTTTTACATTAGACTGTACTTACACGCCCGAATTAGCGATCGATTCTCAATTTCTACCAGAATAAATTGGTGATGTAACCTTATTTTCTTATAATAAAACAAAGCTTTCAGATGTGGGAGACAGACTGATGGCAACCGAATTACAAGCCAGCCAAAAAAGTCTCTATGAAAACGATTTCGTGTGCTGGTTAGAAACGACAATCGAACAATTGCGTAACCAGGATTATGCTTCCGTAGACTGGGCAAATTTGATTGAAGAAATTGAGGATATGTCAAAACGGGAGCGAAAAAGCCTGAAAAGTAACTTGATAGTAATTTTACTTCATCTTCTTAAATGGCAATATCAACCAGAATCTCGTAGTGGCAGTTGGAAAAGCAGTATTCGGGAACATCGCAGGCGTATTAAAGAAGATTTGAAGGATTCGCCAAGTTTAGTACCTTATTTTCAAGAAATATTTGCTGATTGCTATGTAAATGCTCGCGAACAAGCAGCAGATGAAACAGGTTTATCATTAGAAGCTTTTCCGTTAGATTGTCCTTACACAACTGAATTAGCGCTCGATTCCGAATTTTTACCGGAGTAAGTTATAGTCGCTTGTCAATCTCAGAAACCCGGTTTCTTCAAGAAACCGGGTTTCTATACACCATTAATAATGGGACAGATTGTATCTAAACAACCTGTCCCCTACAAGTTTTCTTTTGTCCAAATTACGGACGTTTAAAAACATAGTTATTATTCTGGGTGTCTTAACTTATGACTATCCCATCCACAAATAGAAAACCTCCTATTTCCCCCATTGGAAAATAGTGGCTCCCCAACTTAAGCCAGCACCAAAACCAGCAGCCGCGATCGTATCTCCGGGTTTAATTTTCCCTTGGCGCACTGCTTCATCCAAAGCGATCGGGATAGAAGCAGCGGAAGTATTGCCGTAATGGGCTAGATTGCTGATTACTTTATCGGGGGGAATCTTCAGGCGATCGGCAACTGCATCCAGAATGCGTTGATTAGCTTGATGTAGGATGAGCCAATCTACTTTGTCAACGCTCAAATTAGCGCGAAATAAAGCTTTTTCTATCACTTCCGGCACTTTTTTGACAGCAAAGCGATAAATTTCTTGGCCGTTCATAGTGATGGGTTGGTAAGTACCTTGGCTAATGGTAACTCCCTCAACTAATTCTTTGGGCTGTCCTTGGTAAGCCAAATTCAAAGAATGATTTTGGCTGCCATCGCTTCTGAGCTCAAATCCCGAAAAGCGATCGCATTCCGAAGCCTGCATCACGATCGCCCCAGCCCCATCCCCAAATAAAATACAAGTACGACGATCGGACCAGTCTACCCAACGAGAAAGAATATCAGCCGCTACCAGCAAAACATTCCGATAAACACCACTACGGATAAACTGGGCACCCGTTACCATCCCAAACACAAAACCAGAGCAAGCAGCAGTTAAATCGAAAGCCACTGCTTGCTTTGCGCCCAATTTGCCCTGAATTAAGCCAGCAGTGCCAAACAAATCGTCAGCCGTAGAAGTAGCCAGAATAATCAAGTCTAACTCTTCTGGAGAAATCCCAGCCATTGCGATCGCTTCTTTCGCCGCCGCAGTCGCCAAGTCGCTTACCGAGTCGGCAACTCCCGCCAGACGCCGCTGTTTAATCCCAGTCCGAGTAGCAATCCACTCATCAGATGTTTCCACCAGTTGAGTTAGACCCTGATTATCCAAATAAGTTGTCGGTGTGGCGGCACCGCTGCCTGTAATGGCAATGCCAAATCCTGATTGTTGCAACATTACTCTCCATCAGCCGCCGGTGCAGCCGCTTTCTGATACCGAGATTGAATCCGCTCCAATACTTGGTTATCTATAGCTTCCTTAGCCAAGCGAATCGCGTTAAAAATGGAAGGAGCTTGAGAAGAACCGTGGCTGATAATACAGATACCATCCACTCCCAACAGCAAGCCACCACCATGTTCGGCGTGATCCACCCGTTGTTTAATTCGCTTCAAATTCGGTTTGAGCATTGCCGTACCTAGTTGACCCCGCCATCCTTGAGGTAATTCCTCCCTCAGGATTTGCAGCATCACCTCACCCACCGCTTCGGCAAATTTCAGCAGAACATTGCCGGCAAAACCATCGCAAACGATCACGTCAAACCTACCGGAGAGGACATCTCGACCTTCAGCGTTACCGATGAAAGAAATTTTGTTATTTTCTTGCAGCATTTGGTGAGTTCGCACTGCCAAGTCGTTACCCTTAGTAGATTCCTCACCGATATTGAGCAATCCCACTTTCGGGTCTGGTATCCCCAGTACGTACTGGCTGTAAATCGATCCCATGACCGCAAACTGTTCCAAAAACTTGGGACGGCAGTCAACATTTGCGCCGACATCGAGGATCAGCACTGGCTTACCAGCGACGATCGTCGGAAAAACTGCCCCAATTGCTGGCCGATCGATTCCTCGCAGTCTACCCAAGCGTAGCAGTGCGGCTGCCATTGCCGCCCCGGAGTGGCCTGCTGAAACCACTGCATCAGCCCGTTTTTGCTTCACCAAATCCATTGAGACGTTGATGGAAGCCTTGGGCTTGCGTTTTAAGCCGCTCAATGGCTCTTCGTGCATTTCGATCGTACCTTCGGCTGGCACGATTTCCACTGGAAAAGAACTTCCGTG
This genomic stretch from Leptolyngbyaceae cyanobacterium harbors:
- a CDS encoding beta-ketoacyl-ACP synthase III: MLQQSGFGIAITGSGAATPTTYLDNQGLTQLVETSDEWIATRTGIKQRRLAGVADSVSDLATAAAKEAIAMAGISPEELDLIILATSTADDLFGTAGLIQGKLGAKQAVAFDLTAACSGFVFGMVTGAQFIRSGVYRNVLLVAADILSRWVDWSDRRTCILFGDGAGAIVMQASECDRFSGFELRSDGSQNHSLNLAYQGQPKELVEGVTISQGTYQPITMNGQEIYRFAVKKVPEVIEKALFRANLSVDKVDWLILHQANQRILDAVADRLKIPPDKVISNLAHYGNTSAASIPIALDEAVRQGKIKPGDTIAAAGFGAGLSWGATIFQWGK
- a CDS encoding DUF29 domain-containing protein — its product is MATELQASQKSLYENDFVCWLETTIEQLRNQDYASVDWANLIEEIEDMSKRERKSLKSNLIVILLHLLKWQYQPESRSGSWKSSIREHRRRIKEDLKDSPSLVPYFQEIFADCYVNAREQAADETGLSLEAFPLDCPYTTELALDSEFLPE
- the plsX gene encoding phosphate acyltransferase PlsX, which gives rise to MGSTRARIAIDAMGGDFAPAEIVAGALRAKEELDIEVLLVGDRPQIEAILGQHGSSFPVEIVPAEGTIEMHEEPLSGLKRKPKASINVSMDLVKQKRADAVVSAGHSGAAMAAALLRLGRLRGIDRPAIGAVFPTIVAGKPVLILDVGANVDCRPKFLEQFAVMGSIYSQYVLGIPDPKVGLLNIGEESTKGNDLAVRTHQMLQENNKISFIGNAEGRDVLSGRFDVIVCDGFAGNVLLKFAEAVGEVMLQILREELPQGWRGQLGTAMLKPNLKRIKQRVDHAEHGGGLLLGVDGICIISHGSSQAPSIFNAIRLAKEAIDNQVLERIQSRYQKAAAPAADGE